ATACTGCCTACTTTGCAAACTATGTACAGTTGCTACATACATCACAATTTAGGCCAAAATCGCAGCCATTACACTGGCCCGTCGAAGAACAAACAAATAGAACAGCAAAgaaaaatcttgaaaaatttactGATGATTGTTTGGTAAAAAAACCAATCAATCATGCCAGGTTATGAGTACTGTGACACATCGACGGATGATGTAGAGCCTGACCTTCTGCTCCTTGAGAGTCCTCTTGAGGCCCTTGAGGTTCAGATCACGAGCGCCGATCTTCATCTTGAGATGTTAATATTGTTGATCCCGGTAGTGATAATTAGGCAGCTTTGATTTTGGATTCTAATATTTGAACCATGGATTGTTTTGGGTTTGGAGTTGTGCGGTTTATATAGGCAGTTGCCATGTGGGCTGTGTCAGCTTATTACTGTTTTTTACTCCATGCTTATGCACATCTAACTTATTAACTAACTTATCACTGGGTTCATGCTTATCATAAAGAGATAAAGTCTTCGAGAATCTTGGAAAAATTTACTCCAATGTCCAGATGCCTATTTGACTTGATCGTAAACCTAACATATATATTAGCATCGCCTGTACTTCATTACTGACAATTTGAATGTGTTAAGATATGATGATGATACCAGGGATTGTTGTTTAGAAATGGATTCTATAATTTAGATTTCTCAGAAAAAAATCCTCTACTATGAATTTTCCCCTCACAGCATGGCATAACACACCAAACAACTATTATGCTTTTTTTTATCACTAAGAGTTATGAAATGTAGTAGAAATATTGAAACCAGGCCCAAGTCACATCGAATGGTCTTTAAAACACAAATTTCACTACTGCATTCTATCACAATATATTCATATATAGAACTCAACCTATTATTATGCTACTACATTTCAACACAAATCTACATCTAAGATTTTCATGATTCTGACCTAAATATTGAAAACATATTGGAAAAGTTCGATTGCATTTTCTTTTGTCTAAAGTTGACATGTATTTTGTTAGAACAAGTTGTACTTTATTTCAGGTTTTCATTAGGAGGACAGAATGCTCAACTGCCAATATGAGATAATATGCTGTTGGGCTTCTTAGACCTAAAAGATCCTCAAATTGTCCATTCATAGTTTCTAAGGTCAACTTGGCTTCCAAAAATGACAAAATCAAGTAAGCTTCATTTGCTGAGACACTAGTTCTCCAGTTTACAAATAACACAAACAGAGAATGTACGATACTCCGCTAATGCCAACATAAAAAAAGTCAAATGCTAAATTAAGTTTTAGTGCTGGGAGGCATAATTAAAGAAGTCAACCTTTATGATTATTTTCACTGATAAGAGCTAGGTAACATCAACCCAAAAATTCAACATGGAGTAAGTAGTAAGAAAATATTTACTATAAACATCATCCATGTCCTGATTATAGATAGAATCAGAAGTAGTAGATTGGAATATTCTATTATGATTTATTTAAATTTAGCACATACTCCCTCCGGTCAACAAAAGCTAGTGTTTTCTGATAGCCAAAAATCCAAAACGTCAGCTTTTGTTGACAGGCGGTAGTACAATATTACTATACAAAATGGGACCCACACTTTTGGATGCATATATGTTCATCCTTCTGAATAAGTGGTATAGAGATAAAACTATATGCAGGAATGTGAAACTCTTCTGAGTCTTTATGTATTTGTTTTTAATAAGACAAGAGCTTTATGCTGGTTGCATGAGAACATTACCATGAATTTGGTAGCAaaaccttttttttcctttttgaacCTACATGTATGTAGCAAAATTTTGATGGTTCAAGTATTATTCATCTATAAAATTGCGTATATATTTTATTACCATGCCACATATTTAGTCATGAGGAGTGAGGACCATCATTTTGTCAGCCCTTAGTGCAAGGCGCCAAGGCCAACATATGAATTGTAAAACTAAGATATGCAACTTGAATATCCCACTAGCCACTGATGCCCGCGCTTCGCTGCGGGTGACCAATTGGTATACCACAAAACCCTAaaggtcatatatatatatttttttatctgAAGCTATGTTGGAATGCGGTAGGTTTGGCTAACCCGTATAATACACAAAAGCATCAACTGTCATAACGGTTATCCATTAAGCATGAAGTAGGTGTGAGGCTATTACATTATATAGGCAGAAAGATCTTGTACTACATGGGGGCACATATCCCTTACACGAGGGTTTACACAAAGTGAAGTAATTTTCACTTCCCTTAGTGTAAAGGAGCTAGCTAAAACTAAATCTAGAATTCTAAATTCGGACAATAACTTCATTCCCTTGGATCTTCGAGTGCCTATCTAGATCATTCATCTAAGGATGAAGGGCCTTCTAATGGGATGAGAGGAAGACCAACTTTGCTCTTTGTCGGTGGCTGATTTTGCTGGAGGACTTCTTCCTTGGTAGGCTCCAGGTCTGAAGCCTCCTCAGAGAGCTCTGTAGGCGGAGGTGCTGGCGGGGTCTCACCAAACTTCTTTTTGGCGTTATCCATGGCTACCATTGGGATTCCATCTAGCACATCACACTCTTTGCCACCCAATATGAGAGCCCTTCTTTTTACCCGAGTGACTAGGTAGGCATCTTTTAATTCTTGTGCATGGCGGTCATCGGCTTGATTTAAGGCTTCAATTGCAGCGATCTCACGACTTTCAGATATGGTCACTTGGGCCTTAGACTCAGCAAGCTGCACACGAAGTTTCCTGATCTGCTTCTCAGCTTCTTCTGCCCTGTGGTTGCACTCCTTGAGCTTGGTTGCTTGTTTATCATATTCCTCATCTAAGGTGAGCAAGTACCTTGCCATGAACACTATAGTTGGGTTATCTTCTCTTAATTCACAACCTTCTAGGGTCTTCATCCGAGTAATCCATATTGGGCGGTTCCTTACCAGAGGCGGAAAATACCGCATTGGCGTACGACAGATTGGCTTCTCATATATCTGGCATAGGTACCTCAGAGCCTTACGGGCAATAGCTTGGTAGGTGTCCTCAAACCGGAACCCTGTGGTGGTAACTGACCATGGCTTTATGTCAGGGAAGTCTTTACTTGCTCCGATATAGATAGTCACTTCACATCGTTCTGTGCCGTACTCCTCGTACTCTCTTCCCATGTATTCCGGGTGGTCCAAAATACCAAGCCTTGCCATGGTGCTGTACAGGAGCTTGGAGAAACCTTCTTTGTTCAAGCAATGGCTGGTGACCCATCCTTCTCCTTCCATCTACCACAAAAAGGAGGAGGTAATCATTTCTGGACATGAGAGGAAGGTATGAATTTCTAGGTGGTGCTCACAAGCTACTTACCTTGCTAAGGGTGCTGGCGGAGAGGGaggccaccttcttcaccagaTCAGAGTTCTCCAAGAAGATTAGATGGATGAAGAAAGTGAAGGGTCATGGATCAATGGGAATGTAGTGGAGCTATGGGAGCTTCAGTGTGGGAAAAAGAGTTCTTTGGTGTCATATTTTATAGGTAAGAGGAGGGAGTAGCCAGCAGCTCCTAGCCCATATTCAATGGCACAACTGTGGGCTCATATGCTAGCTGGTCAAAGGGGCAACAGAGCTAGGTGTGTTGTGTATTGGGATGGGGTTGTTGAGGTCACAAGCAGTCTGTGGTGGTCGGATGCAAGTACAACATGCCCCGTGTTTCACGGGCACGCATCTGCCTGTGTGCAACATGCACAAGTCAAAATGGAATGAGGCAACAAGAGTGAGGTGGAAATAGAATTGGTGGAGGAAGCCGGGCTACCTTATGCCGACATGCTCTCATGCAGACATCCTTTCATGCCAACTGTCAGTGTGACAAGAAGCATAAAGGGGTAGCAGCACGCGTAAAAGGGTAGCAGAGATAGGTGCGTCATGTAGTGGTGCAGGACTTTTGAGTCGACAGGGTGGCGTATGGTGGTCAAATCCAAGCCCGGCATGCCCCGTGTTTCACGGGCACGCCTGTGCCTATGCGCAACATGCATAGAAACGAGGCAAGAAGAGGGAGGTGGAACCTAGAGGAACTTTCTTGGTAAAATAACACAAGATAGAGTTGCAATAGGTACTCAGGGAACAACGGATTATCTAGTCAGATTTTATAAGTATACAAAAAACAAATGCTATGAGTTTTGTAGGAACTATGTATAGAGAGAtccaatgaatgataaccaaaATATAATGGTGGACACTTACAACGAAAAATAGTGTTATCAGTATTCCATCACATGGAACCATGCAATCCACTAATATCAGCCATGCTGCTATTAAATGTACTAGGACCAGCTGTAATAGTGCTTTAAGTATTaccaataataataataataataataataataataataataataataataataatagtaatATTAGTAATAATAATATCAGCGGAGGTAGCAGGAGGAATAATAATTATAGCGCTTGGACGAATAATAGTAGCATaaacaacaataacaacaacaataatAGTACAAGCATTCAGAGGAATACAGTGTTCAACCTTACATGCCCCCAACATAGATAGGGAGCTGATGTTCTACATACTGGTAAGTACCTAGTACATAGGTCATTGTACGGCTATTACAACACCTAAGAAGTGCCTACATTCATCTCTAAGCATTTAAAGCTTTCCCGTAGGGACATTAGCACGCAGGCGAGAATTTGGTGCATGGCATGAGATAGATGGGAGCAGCATAATCAAAGGATATTATTATGATAGTACTTGGCTTCAAAGGCGCCTCCGTTGTTATCCTTGGGTGATTAATAAACCCCTGCAAGATATGTTGCACATAAAAATATTTAATTATTGCACCATTGCGAGGACAAAGCAAGTAACCAAATGCGGCATACCAAACATGCCTACCATTTAGTCAGTAATTGGACATCCATTGGGGGTGTTTTCCTGCACAATATTGAATAATTCGCAGGCAAGCAGCTCGTGACGCGTCTTTGGTGGCTTCGATCCTGTGTATATGACGGGCTCCATAGATATGCTTGCAGGTTGTGGTGGCGAAGCACAAGACGCTAAGGGAAGGATATCACCGTATCTAATATAAATAGAGCTCAAACGCTTCAAAAGTTCCATGTGGGCACTGAATAGTCTGTTTTTCTCTATATGCAAAGTTTCATGTTTCATCTGAAGAATCATGGACCAGCTCATATAGTTGTGCAACTGCCTATATGTTTCCAGGAATGGAGCATGATTCACATCATTAATGGTAACATTCATCTTTGATACGAAATGAGAAATTGCCATTTCAGAAACATTTTCTTGAGCTTCATACTCTGTAATGCAAGGGATTCCTTGGAAAGCTTCAACCTCTACCACGCCTTCGCCGCCTTTGGGGGGCATCTCAACCGTGAGCCAGGCTACCTTTTTATCACTCTTATCTAACTTATACACCCCTTCAGTACGAATGGTCACCCCCATCTGACTAGTGATCTGTCTGAGGATGCCTTTGCGTGAGATGTTAACTACAACCTGACCCTACACGCACGAAAAAAGTAAATACAGTTTAAGTATGCATGTGTAGGTAGGTAGACTATATATCGGATTAATTCCCGTTCAGGCACATATTCATATATAGGCTAACTAACCAGCAGTATGCGCAccatggcatatatatatacatatatatatacatatatatatgcatatatatacatacatatatatacatatacatatacatatatatacatatacatatatctacatatacatatatctacatatacatatacacatatatacatatatatacatatatatatatatacatatacatatatacatatatatacatacatatatatatatacatatatatacatacatatacatacatacatatacatacatatacatacatatatatacatacatacatatacatacatatatatatatatatatatacatacatacatacatatatatatatatatatatatatatatatacatacatacatatatatatatatatacatacatacatatatatatatatacatacatacatatatatatatatatatatatatatatatatatatatatatatatatatatatatatatatatatatatagaacagatgctgctgctgttggCTAAAAGAAATACCTGCGGCACAGAGCCATCATCGTGCGAACTCTTGAACGCTGGTTCCTCCATGATGTCCTTTCCCTTGTCCATATTACTTCTACGACAAGTTGGCATATAACGTAAATCAGTGGAAGCATATTTTCTTTTGCAAATAGAACGTACAGGGGAACGTTCCCTCAGATTTGGGCTATTACTACCGTTTAGTCGCAGGAAAAAACTTGATAATTTTCATCCCTAATTTGCTGCAGTACTTCTGACATGGGCATTCAGAGCTTTTAGTGGGAAGAAAGTGTAGCAAAGCAAGAAAGCTAAGGGACGAGTGCTAAAAAGTGCATAGAATATTTGAGTGGGGGATGGAGCCGCACCTATGCTGGGCTACAACACGGTGGCTATGTGAGCATGTGCACCAATAACAATTTAATGACGAGTTCCTTGGCTATGCGAGCACGCGGAACAATAATAATTAATGACGAGATCCTTGAGAACTCGAATTACCTTGCACTGCTCTATGCCCGGTTTGGAAGGAGACCGTGCTGGAGGTGCATGTCCAGAACTTTGTTCCATAAATAGGCAGGCACACGCTTGGATACAGCTATAAGGTATTCCCTTCGTCCCAAAATAAGTGTAATTTtatgattcaaaatttgtcccaaaataGTTCTCGCACACTCTACCTTTTTACCTCCCCTCCTCTACCTCTTCTTGTTTCATGTGCACCCTCTACTTTTTTACCTCTCCTCCTCTACCTCTGCTTGTTTCATGTGCACTCTCTAC
This portion of the Panicum virgatum strain AP13 chromosome 2N, P.virgatum_v5, whole genome shotgun sequence genome encodes:
- the LOC120660296 gene encoding uncharacterized protein LOC120660296, encoding MEGEGWVTSHCLNKEGFSKLLYSTMARLGILDHPEYMGREYEEYGTERCEVTIYIGASKDFPDIKPWSVTTTGFRFEDTYQAIARKALRYLCQIYEKPICRTPMRYFPPLVRNRPIWITRMKTLEGCELREDNPTIVFMARYLLTLDEEYDKQATKLKECNHRAEEAEKQIRKLRVQLAESKAQVTISESREIAAIEALNQADDRHAQELKDAYLVTRVKRRALILGGKECDVLDGIPMVAMDNAKKKFGETPPAPPPTELSEEASDLEPTKEEVLQQNQPPTKSKVGLPLIPLEGPSSLDE